From the Sphingomonas suaedae genome, one window contains:
- the soxR gene encoding redox-sensitive transcriptional activator SoxR produces MRGNELLSIGDLAARTGLSVSAIRFYERRGLVEPIRTSGNQRRFLRSDIRRLSFVLIAQKLGLTVQEIAAELAHLPQGRTPTLADWTRISRHFRAEIDRRIALLERTREKLDGCIGCGCLSLKKCGLYNPDDRAAAEGAGPRYLLT; encoded by the coding sequence ATGCGGGGGAATGAATTGCTGTCGATCGGCGATCTCGCCGCGCGTACCGGCCTGTCGGTATCGGCTATTCGCTTCTACGAGCGTCGCGGGCTGGTCGAGCCGATCCGCACCAGCGGGAACCAGCGCCGTTTCCTGCGCTCCGACATCCGCCGCCTGTCCTTCGTGCTCATCGCGCAGAAACTGGGCCTGACGGTTCAGGAGATCGCCGCGGAACTGGCGCACCTTCCCCAGGGCCGGACGCCGACGCTCGCCGACTGGACCCGCATCAGCCGTCACTTCCGCGCCGAGATCGACCGCCGTATCGCCCTGCTCGAACGGACGCGTGAGAAGCTGGACGGATGTATCGGCTGCGGCTGTCTGTCGCTGAAGAAATGCGGTCTCTACAACCCGGACGATCGGGCAGCGGCAGAGGGTGCGGGGCCGCGCTACCTCCTCACATGA
- the rpsM gene encoding 30S ribosomal protein S13 produces MARIAGVNLPTNKRVLIALQYIHGIGPAKAKEITEKLGITLERRVQDLTDQEVLQIRETIDADHTVEGDLRRETAMNIKRLMDLACYRGLRHRKGLPVRGQRTHTNARTRKGKAKPIAGKKK; encoded by the coding sequence ATGGCACGTATTGCGGGCGTTAACCTGCCCACCAACAAGCGCGTATTGATCGCGCTTCAGTATATCCACGGCATCGGCCCGGCCAAGGCCAAGGAAATCACCGAAAAGCTGGGCATCACGCTCGAGCGTCGCGTGCAGGACCTGACCGATCAGGAAGTGCTGCAGATCCGCGAAACCATCGACGCCGACCACACGGTCGAGGGTGACCTTCGTCGCGAAACCGCGATGAACATCAAGCGCCTGATGGATCTCGCCTGCTATCGCGGCCTGCGTCATCGCAAGGGCCTGCCCGTTCGCGGTCAGCGCACGCATACCAATGCGCGCACCCGCAAGGGCAAGGCAAAGCCGATCGCCGGCAAGAAGAAGTAA
- a CDS encoding SRPBCC family protein, whose translation MMRFGICAALAGLLLCPPAAAEVTKSDPGGFVSTHTLTIAAPPEKLWDTIATPALWWSKDHSYSGDSANISWDTRPGGCWCETLEGGAVEHGRTLYAVRGKALRIAGAFGPLQSGAVNATMTFALKPEGQGTALTVTYVVGGYHPAGLATFATAVDGVIGAQMPGLKAAAEHAD comes from the coding sequence ATGATGCGTTTCGGTATCTGTGCGGCGCTCGCCGGGCTGCTGCTGTGCCCGCCCGCGGCTGCCGAAGTCACCAAGTCCGACCCTGGCGGCTTCGTCTCGACCCACACGCTCACCATCGCCGCGCCGCCGGAAAAACTGTGGGATACCATTGCTACGCCGGCGCTCTGGTGGAGCAAGGATCACAGCTATTCGGGCGACAGCGCCAACATCAGCTGGGACACGCGTCCCGGCGGCTGTTGGTGCGAGACGCTGGAGGGTGGCGCGGTCGAGCATGGGCGCACCCTCTATGCCGTCCGGGGCAAGGCACTGCGTATCGCGGGCGCGTTCGGCCCGCTTCAGAGCGGGGCAGTCAACGCGACGATGACCTTCGCGCTCAAGCCGGAGGGGCAGGGGACGGCGCTGACCGTCACCTATGTCGTCGGCGGCTATCATCCCGCGGGTCTCGCTACGTTTGCGACGGCGGTAGACGGGGTCATCGGGGCGCAGATGCCGGGGCTGAAGGCGGCGGCGGAACATGCCGATTAG
- a CDS encoding DPP IV N-terminal domain-containing protein, whose protein sequence is MWKWTLGAALMFSAALGSGAMAGEAPDAPMDLTLERVFASPDLAGVAPRALKLSPDGKFVTLLRNRPDDNQRYDLWAMDTATGEWRMLVDSLKLGTGAELSEAEKMQRERARIGGSKGIVAYDWAPDGKSILVPLDGDLYLATLDGQVRRLTATEGGELNPVISPRGGYASFVRDQNLVVLDLASGKEIKATTEGKGTVYFGEAEFVAQEEMGRRTGYWWSPDDRRIAVQRFDEAPVGIVSRAAIGAEGTKVYDQRYPKAGTANVLVDLYVMNPDGSGRVKVDLGTETDIYLARVDWTPDGKTLLVQRQNRAQTVLDMLAVDPATGNSRVLFSERVKEKSWINLSDAYRPLKDGSLIWWSERDGHGHLYRFKAGKWTQLTKGDWEVADIVGVDEEKGRITFTGNSDGVLERHLYTVNLNKPGAVTRITEPGWWHGASGDDSAERIIVTRSKSEQPAQVMLTDAAGKRLAWVNENKVAGDHPYAPYLASHRAKQFGTIKAADGTVLHWEMVTPKLEPGKKYPVFFHHYGGPHSQQVSKAWGGALQQYLVDRGYIWFVLDNRGAANRGKAFEDHLYRAMGSVEVADQLAGAAYLKTLDFVDADRIATYGWSYGGYMTLKMLQAAPGAFAAGISGAPVSKWELYDTHYTERYMGDPRQVQAAYDKANTVADATKIADPLLLIHGMADDNVVLEHSTVMMAKMQGAAVPFETMLYPGQTHRVAGPGISVHLWTTILNFLDRHMQEDKP, encoded by the coding sequence ATGTGGAAATGGACCTTGGGTGCGGCGCTGATGTTCAGTGCGGCGCTGGGCAGCGGCGCCATGGCCGGTGAAGCCCCGGATGCTCCCATGGACCTGACGCTGGAGCGCGTCTTCGCCAGTCCCGATCTCGCCGGCGTGGCGCCGCGTGCGCTCAAACTTTCGCCCGACGGAAAGTTTGTGACGCTGTTGCGCAACCGGCCCGACGACAATCAGCGCTACGATCTGTGGGCGATGGACACCGCGACCGGCGAATGGCGGATGCTGGTCGACAGTCTCAAGCTCGGGACCGGCGCCGAACTGTCCGAGGCGGAAAAGATGCAGCGCGAGCGCGCGCGCATCGGCGGCAGCAAGGGCATCGTCGCCTATGACTGGGCGCCCGATGGCAAGTCGATCCTCGTGCCCCTCGACGGCGATCTCTATCTCGCGACGCTGGACGGCCAGGTCCGCCGCCTGACCGCGACCGAGGGGGGCGAGCTCAATCCGGTCATCAGCCCCAGGGGCGGATATGCCAGTTTCGTGCGCGACCAGAATCTCGTCGTGCTCGACCTTGCATCGGGCAAGGAGATCAAGGCGACGACCGAAGGCAAGGGAACGGTCTATTTCGGCGAGGCCGAATTCGTCGCGCAGGAGGAAATGGGGCGTCGCACCGGCTATTGGTGGTCGCCCGACGACAGGCGGATCGCCGTCCAGCGCTTTGACGAAGCCCCCGTCGGCATCGTCAGCCGCGCCGCGATCGGGGCCGAGGGGACGAAGGTCTATGACCAGCGCTATCCCAAGGCCGGTACCGCCAACGTGCTGGTCGACCTCTATGTCATGAACCCCGACGGTAGCGGCAGGGTGAAGGTCGATCTCGGCACCGAGACCGATATCTATCTCGCCCGTGTCGACTGGACGCCCGACGGCAAGACGCTGCTCGTCCAGCGCCAGAATCGCGCGCAGACCGTCCTCGACATGCTCGCGGTCGACCCCGCGACCGGCAATTCGCGCGTGCTGTTCAGCGAACGCGTGAAGGAGAAAAGCTGGATCAACCTGTCCGACGCCTATCGTCCGCTCAAGGACGGCAGCCTGATCTGGTGGTCGGAGCGCGACGGCCACGGCCATCTCTATCGCTTCAAGGCGGGCAAATGGACGCAGTTGACCAAGGGTGACTGGGAAGTCGCCGATATCGTCGGGGTGGATGAGGAGAAGGGGCGGATCACCTTCACCGGCAACAGCGACGGCGTGCTCGAACGCCACCTCTATACGGTGAATCTGAACAAGCCCGGCGCAGTGACTCGCATCACCGAGCCCGGCTGGTGGCACGGCGCCAGCGGCGACGACAGCGCCGAGCGGATCATCGTGACCCGCTCCAAAAGCGAACAGCCCGCGCAGGTCATGCTCACCGACGCTGCGGGCAAGCGCCTGGCCTGGGTGAACGAGAACAAGGTCGCGGGCGACCATCCCTACGCCCCCTATCTCGCCAGCCACCGCGCGAAGCAGTTCGGGACGATCAAGGCGGCGGACGGCACCGTGCTGCACTGGGAGATGGTCACCCCGAAGCTCGAGCCGGGGAAGAAATACCCCGTCTTCTTCCATCACTATGGCGGACCGCACTCGCAACAGGTGAGCAAGGCCTGGGGCGGCGCGCTTCAGCAATATCTGGTGGATCGCGGCTATATCTGGTTCGTCCTCGACAATCGCGGCGCGGCCAATCGCGGCAAGGCGTTCGAGGATCACCTCTATCGGGCGATGGGCAGCGTCGAGGTCGCGGATCAGCTTGCAGGCGCTGCGTATCTCAAGACGCTCGACTTCGTCGATGCCGACCGCATCGCCACCTATGGCTGGTCGTACGGCGGCTATATGACGCTCAAGATGCTCCAGGCCGCGCCCGGCGCCTTCGCCGCGGGCATCTCCGGCGCCCCGGTCAGCAAATGGGAACTGTACGACACCCATTATACCGAGCGCTATATGGGCGATCCGCGCCAGGTGCAGGCGGCCTATGACAAGGCCAATACCGTCGCCGACGCCACCAAGATCGCCGATCCGCTGCTGCTGATCCACGGCATGGCCGACGACAATGTCGTGCTGGAGCATTCGACCGTTATGATGGCAAAGATGCAGGGCGCGGCGGTGCCGTTCGAAACGATGCTCTATCCCGGCCAGACGCATCGCGTAGCGGGCCCCGGGATCAGCGTGCACCTGTGGACGACGATCCTGAACTTCCTCGACCGGCATATGCAGGAGGACAAGCCATGA